Proteins encoded together in one Eubalaena glacialis isolate mEubGla1 chromosome 7, mEubGla1.1.hap2.+ XY, whole genome shotgun sequence window:
- the LOC133094910 gene encoding uncharacterized protein LOC133094910 — protein sequence MDPGRDFKAGERASKGRAAAVAAAARDPGRPTTRFSPPAAPGAAESSGAVSGLGAAPDGSRREGGERLPSGPASLCQIPVLRVLKDAALRAGLARFPPSPSALLAYPRLGRPWLRFEERRGRPAAFTGRGGFMLGFFALAAPRWGAPFPPPAHSLLAPPSRRMPLPGNKAKRPSHSGSALGFNFFLSFFFSFWASFGLVPGQGEVGEGRNIDPRLGKTSPFESHTPFPRATVDQWRSFPNSPLHGRREGSRTTACWWGGCRKCASNPWLGESCTAGQDRFPGSYPGERQPLQQSWRGVRGKWKTGLICNEFCPLALVNAFQFPLC from the exons ATGGATCCTGGCAGAGACTTTAAAGCCGGCGAGCGAGCGAGCAAGGGGCgcgcggcggcggtggcggcggcggcgcgcgaCCCAGG GCGTCCCACAACCCGGTTCTCCCCGCCCGCAGCCCCGGGTGCTGCAGAGTCGTCTGGGGCAGTTTCGGGGCTGGGGGCCGCTCCGGACGGGTCtcggagagagggaggagagcgACTGCCTTCGGGACCGGCGAGTCTCTGCCAGATTCCAGTCCTGCGAGTTCTTAAAGACGCCGCGCTGCGTGCGGGCTTGGCGAGGTTTCCCCCGTCCCCGTCTGCGTTGCTCGCGTATCCGAGACTTGGGAGGCCCTGGCTCCGGTTTGAGGAGAGGAGGGGGCGGCCTGCTGCCTTTACAGGGCGAGGAGGTTTCATGTTGGGTTTCTTCGCCCTGGCAGCACCGCGGTGGGGCGCGCCCTTCCCGCCCCCTGCTCACTCCCTGCTCGCGCCCCCATCCCGGCGAATGCCCCTGCCTGGAAACAAAGCCAAGCGGCCTTCGCACTCGGGCTCCGCGTTGgggtttaatttctttctttctttttttttttctttttgggcttCCTTTGGTCTTGTTCCCGGCcagggagaggtgggggaggggagaaatatCGATCCTAGGCTTGGAAAAACCAGCCCTTTCGAGTCCCACACACCCTTTCCCCGCGCCACGGTGGATCAGTGGCGGAGTTTTCCCAACTCGCCGCTCCACGGGAGGAGGGAAGGTTCCCGCACCACAGCCTGCTGGTGGGGAGGGTGCAGGAAGTGCGCCTCTAACCCCTGGCTGGGTGAAAGCTGCACCGCGGGGCAGGACCGATTTCCTGGCAGCTACCCCGGGGAGCGGCAACCACTTCAGCAATCGTGGAGAGGCGTCCGGGGGAAATGGAAGACTGGGCTTATCTGTAATGAGTTTTGTCCCTTGGCTCTTG